A segment of the Panulirus ornatus isolate Po-2019 chromosome 39, ASM3632096v1, whole genome shotgun sequence genome:
ATCAGTGACTCGTTTTAGTTTACACATCTGAAAATATTCAAGGGAATCACTTTACGTCTTATAGCAGGTGTTTTGGGATGAATTAGATTCTTCACatcatatcattatatttattgaaaataaataaataaatataatttatcACAATCGTGATACAGATTTTGTACGTTGAATTGACAAGAAATTGAATTTCTTGTCTATGATGGACAGAAGATTTTAGTAAGGTCATCATGTAGGAAATAGATCTATAGATCAGATATAGAAAAAAAGTGGTATAGAAAATGAGTTTTGAAACATATGTCGCCATCTATAGGTGGCttggatatatgtgtaggagacCTGAAGACAGTTTTGCCGATGAGATAAAGAACTTGACTCACATTGATCAGGCCTTTGGGAGGTATGTGTCATTAGCATTTACTTTGATTCATTAGAGTCTGGGGCGAAGTAATGTCTGGTGGGTGGGCGGTACACGGGAGCCTCATAAGACTCCTCTGACTCAGAGGAAGCATAACGTGGTGGGGCAGAGTACTCCCGAGACTCAGACGACTCGGGATAATGAGCCTCGCCCTCGTAGCTGACCTCAGCCACGTAGCCTGAGTCACCGTCCACGTAGTAAGTCACCTtctgcagacgaccgtcgggaagATGTAcgtagtacgacccctgggtgttgtCGTCGTCGCGAGACTCCTGGTGGCCAAAGTCGTTTTCGGAGGAGTCGTCCTTCACGGCCCAGTTGAAGTCGTACTTGGCCTCGGTAGACTCTGATGAGTATTCTACAGATTCACTGGATtcctagaaaagaaaaagatacattaGGATTTCTTGATAATTCTCAGAAGCTAAAGAAATCCATAATCATTTCGTACATAATCTATGCACTGAGCAGCTCTACAAgacatattttataatatatgacCGTATAGCACAAACATATAGAAATGTAAACCAATCTTCGACGATGTAATGAAAGGTTTTATATGAACTTTGTGAAGTTTTATCAACTAATATGCTAAAATCCATTAGAgagaacaatgataatgatgctttGATAAATGTATctaagtacaaaatatgaatatcAGTTGATAGGCGATAAACTAAGAATCGTTTCATGAGGTGATGAAACGCTATGGTGAGTAAGTGAGTATTGTTGGTTGTGGAGCTAGTGTTATGATGGTAGGGGGGCAAGCATTACCTGAGGGGCGCCGTAGGAGTAGGAGGGGCGAGAGTCTGCCACAGCCACGGCTGCCAGACCCAACAGTACCAGGAcctgaaaaagagaaatatcattatcaGTCCTCAGATCCTGGAATATTATCAgaactgaaatgatttggatatataTCATGATCTTAGAACTACATAAGACACAAACTTTCACAAGAATATACAACAATTCACAACTGGATCAGCCAAATCCACTTTGTTCAAAGTGTCAGTGCAGGTCAGTCATGAAGCCAACATACcttagtgttcatgttggtgaaGCTGTAGAAGCAATGATGCTCTCTGCTGGCTCCTCCAGCATATATATACTCCAGTGATACATGACGTCACGCACCGAGCCAACCCCACACAGCTGTTTTTTCTTCGTTTCCCCAGGAAGGACTCTGCCACTCCCAGACCTTCACACTCAAGATTCAGCAGATGGACATTCAGTAATAGGCCATCGTTCTCTTTACTTAGAAAGCTTGACCTGTTCTTTTatctcttccttccatcatcGTATCGTTACATTACATTAGGGTCTAACAAATACAGCTTTACCTTAATGAGTACTGAGATCCTATAGTGTCAGCAATCTGTTGAAGTGGATGTAGAGGAATGGTACAATGACTGCTGATGATAGCGTGGAGGAGAAGGTCGTAAGGAGAGAGAAGTGGAGACTGTTCTGGGTTTAAtgatgaggagagtgaggctgggggaTATATGTGAAGAAACCATGAGGAATGGAGGATCTTGTACCAACCTCTTTTGAGGTTAATGAGTTCATGAGGAAGTCATGACTGACGAAATGAGAGCAGGTAAAGGGATGAGGACAGAGTAATGAGGGTTTGTGAGAATGGTGAATGGTTCCTGAGGAGGCTAGGAGAAAGCAATGACGTCTAGTGAGGCTGCTAGGTGGTTcatgaggtgaaaaaagagtAATGAAGTCAGTTACTGTAGTTACCCTTACCCTGCGTTTTAATCTAACTTTTTGTATTATAAATATTGACCAAAATAtttgaaacgtgtgtgtgtgtgtgtgtgtgtgtgtgtgtgtgtgtgtgtgtgtgtgtgtgtgtgtgtgtgtgtgtgtgtgtgtgtgtgtcatagattCCTGGTACCTGTATGTATTATATCATAGGAAACTACGGATGTAGTAAATGTCATTTTAAAGTTCATCGTCTTTATAAAAAGTACACCGGAAGAGCTTCTATAATTTCCTTTCAGTACAACACTGATCATATTTCTCTGAGGTAAGTGACTTAGTTTCTATCAAGGAATAGAACAATATGGTTAATGATAAACTGTTTCATACATGACTGAAatgcacatacataaatactTGGGTGTGTAACAATTCAATTAGATATTGATATCAAGTTACAAGATAATAaaagttttttcatacattttcatatgggCAAATAGGAATATCATCCTGAGAATATCGTAAACACAGATGTACAGATAGTCACCCACAAATTATTTGGTATAACCCAGTGTTaagaagcaatttttttttcatgagatgGATGTCATCTGGCAAGGTTCCGTCCTGCATCTGGACAGCCACAACTGCTCAGTCTTACGAGAGTTGTGACCTTAGAGAGAATGTGGAGCAGGAGGCACCAGGTAGTGGTGGCCAGGGTCACCAATAACTCACATACCAAACTTAAGACACAGGTCTTTTCGTTAGTAGATGAATGTCTTTTCGTTACTAGACGAATGTAAGTTTGGGGTCTGAAAAATGTTTTAGTACTCATTTATAACTACTTCCTAGAAGAGCCTTATATACCTGTAATTAAGATATTTTTCCAGTTTTGCTATGATGGTGAGTTAGGGTGCTATGAGATATGTCCTCCCTGTTTTGATACACCATATATTTACCATGTAACGAATGTCATCTGAAATGTGTAGCTACAATGCCTTCCAATATGTTACTTTTTTTAAGGTTACAgaaggtggtgagtgttggtctaACTCCTCACACGAGCCTTATATTCTCTTTGTAGTCAATAGTGAACTATCGCCGGAAAACAGACGGAATAAaccccaaatatacatacatacatcctatagctctcatgtataattcaTATGAACCATTTCCTATCATCTATAGCCAAATCTATAAACGACTCCTTGTCCACTTCTTAATAGCTTGTTTACCCCAGTAATAACACGTCGTCCTGACATATGCCACCTCGATCTAATTCTGTTCACAAAAAATATCTCTTTTCTGATTGATCAATCCTGTGTATCCTAAACTTTcatttactctatccttccatcaccTCAGACTCCCATTCTCACTTTTATCTTACCTTCAGATATGTTGTTTTTGTCAGGTTTTCTATATTCTCCATATACACGAGTAATTTCAACTGCCCATCTCAGCACTCTTAATCATGTCCCTCAAGTTGAAACACCTCTCGCTAACAATGTCATTTCTCACAAGATAAACTTTTCTCACATGCCACATGATCAAGTTCTACAAGTTTTGACAATGATTACTTTATTCATCTAGAAAAAGTTAGTCCTTACTTCTTTACCTTAAACTCATGCTGAAGAAATGAAATGCATTTCATTTCATCATTTTAACGAAAGTCATGGTTTTGGAAACCATGAATATTTTCAGCACTCAAGACAGCAAAATTAATTGCTGCTACCTTTCACTTTATCAGAGAAAATAAGTAACTCGTTTTAGTTCACACATTTGAAAATATTCATGGAAATCACCTTACTGCTTATAGCAGGTGTTTTGGGATGAATCAGATTCTTCACatcatatcattatatttattggagataaataaataaatatcatttatCACAATTGTGATATAGATTTTGTACGATAAATTGATACGAAATTGAACTTCGTGTTTGTGATGGACAAACGATTTTAGTAAAGCCATCATGTAGGAAACAGATCTATGGGTCAGGTATAGAAGTAAAAGTGGTAAAGAAAATGAGTTTTGAGATACATGTCG
Coding sequences within it:
- the LOC139761243 gene encoding uncharacterized protein, with the translated sequence MNTKVLVLLGLAAVAVADSRPSYSYGAPQESSESVEYSSESTEAKYDFNWAVKDDSSENDFGHQESRDDDNTQGSYYVHLPDGRLQKVTYYVDGDSGYVAEVSYEGEAHYPESSESREYSAPPRYASSESEESYEAPVYRPPTRHYFAPDSNESK